tttcctcctttttgaaatcgatagagttactcttttacgtcacaaaaaacgtgaagctgaagctatttttggagcaatgctgacaggttaaccccgcctcattCATTCACTTTGtggtgaaacttttttctttatcttgacgtcacacaaagcgcgcgctctgactctatctttgaagtatcgccgtacttgcatacattgtaaagtgcaatgaATAAGGAgataatagatatatatatattgtttcaaaagtagaatacagaatatttcaactacgttcacatgaaaacagcgttttttgtttgttatgacaattattatcgacgaaatttctaACCATGCAAAAGTATACatggttttatagaaaggtatcattgatcattgaaccttcaagctccGCAACACTTGTAGAAAATGTAATTGTTATATccataacaagagatcacagagtgatcttggcgcccaccaatgtgtcatttttgtgtgttccaaatttcaagacttactgactagctcaaggtcaaatttcatttccgtacacaacactgtgcatgtggtctaaattcgaaagctgtaacttgagaaatgtgaaagtaggtcactagatcaatttcaaggacaaagttctttgtacacaaaactatgcatgtgcatcaattttgaagactgtagtttgagaaatttgaaagtaggtcactaggtcaatcttaaggtcaaagtttatttcggtacacaatactatgcaagtggtccaaatttgaaggctgtagcttgagaaatgagaaagtaggtcactaggtcaaatttcacttcacaacacaaatctatgcatgtggtccaaatttgaagcctgttccttcaaaaatgtgaacataggtcactaggtcaatatcaaggtcaaagtttgtttcggtacacaatcctattcatgtggtctaaatttgaagcctatagctacagaaatctgaaagtaggtcattaggtcaatcttaaggtcaaagttcatttcggtacacagaactatgcaagtggtccaaatttgaaggctgttgcttgagaaatgtgaaagtaggtcactaggtcaaaatcaaggtcaaattttatttcggaatacaaaactatgcatgtggtccaaatttgaagcctgtaccttcaaaaatgtggaagtaggtcactaggtcaatgtaaaggtcaaagtttgtttcggtacacaaaaccatgcatgtggtccaaatttgaaggctgtagcttgagaaatgtgaaagtaggtcactaggtcaaaatcaaggtcaaattatatttcggaatacagaactatgcatgtggtccaaatttgaagcctgtaccttcaaaaatgtgaaagtaggtcactaggtcgatgtaaaggtcaaagtttgtttcggtacaattaccatgcaggtggtccaaatttgaaggctgtagcttgagaaatgtgaaagtaggtcactgggtcaaaatcaaggtcaaatttcatttcggaacacgaaattatgcatgtggtccaaatttgaagcctgtaccttcaaaaatgtgaaagtaggtcactaggtcaatgtcaaggtcaaagtttatttcagtgcacaaaactatgcatgtggtccaaatttgaaggttgtagctacagaaatgtgaaagtaggtcactaggtcaaaatcaaggtcaactcatgtcaaggttcatcttgccactcaaaaccatacatgtggtccaaatttgaatgttgtaggttattgacaagaagttttataagcttttccctatataagtctatatgaaccatgtgaccccaagggcggggccatatttgaccctatggggataattttaacaaacttggtagagaaccactagacgatgctacattacaaatatcaaagccctaggcgttgtggtttggacaagaagattttcaaattttttccctatataagtctatgtaaaccatgtgacccccggggcggggccatatttgaccctagagggataatttgaacaatcttagttgaagaccactagatgatgtcacatacaaaatatcaaagccctaggccctgtggttttggacaagaggcttttcaaagtttttccctatataagtctatattaaccatgtgacccccggggcggggccatattacaccccagggaaataatttgaatcatattggtagaagaccactagatgatgcttcataccaaatatcaaagccctaggctctttggtttggggcaagaagattttcaaagtttttccctatataaatctatgtaaattatagaattaaacaaagggccataacttactaaaaatttgttgaaccagtctgattttcagggggacacaactagggtaccaatacatcattctgacaaagtttggtcaaaatcccccttgtagtttctgaggagatgcgataacgagaaattgttaacggaaggacggacggaatgacggacggacggacggaaggacgacggaccacggacgcagagtgatttgaatagcccaccatctgatgatggtgggctaaaaactgatttatttgattttttttatttgatttttggtGGGGTTTCGTGTAAactatgtgaatttatctactatttatttgaagtcgtttaaacactataTCAGTTATTAACATACAGacagttgataagccttgtcttcgttcatggaaagaaccagttatagactcacataagtcaaaataattcgacgtttagtttgttttatatttgtgagggtcactctaaaaggaccaaaataattgaggataaatcgCAGTacttattggttttatcgcttgcacacgCCGATgctgattttataaaatgttgtcatattttagctagttttaacagttttaaccaaaatttgaaacaactttaacatgttttacatggaactgaaacaaaggtaataaaacaactataagaaatcaaatagtaaacataggaagaaaatatcatttacagtAAAGTTAGGCAAGCATTTGTAAATAGATGTTAGGGACCTATACggtggcataaacaacatacagagcAGAGTAATGGATATAAGAAAGAAGTCACCATAGGTAAATCCAGTAGTGAAAACGTACaataaacaagcagacgacgacaggcaaccgaaaACAGGTAACCAGGTAAATTTTAGATAAGAATAATACCGCGAAATTtaggtgtcccgtacacaggaaaCGCGTGTGGAGCTTTTAATATCCAACAgattgcttcaaactttcaacgtcgataaaagatagatgtagctagaatattaGGGCATTTTcgttaaaatacaaactttaaactaatcaaaattacataaaaacggccgatttttcataaatttaccgGTAAAATTTTATACAGCGCGATCGCAAATTGCTATTATGTCttataagtaaataaattgaaatcaatgcgaaaaataaaattggactttcggctagaaaaggcaaacacagaatagaaaaatctttaataagaagaaaatgccatcaatttaaaaacatacagtaacaacgaaattgttaaccataatgcgaatagtaaGTACATGGAGTAAAAAAGTCGATGacataggcgtggcgtgtaacctaaaaataaacctgtgtatgGAAATGTATCGGACGTAAATAGATAGTTGTTATCAACCAgtcaaaaatataacgatattcaacttttgagtaaaaatatttggactaccttttgatacatgtaagttttatttgaatttatcttatattcgcaacaatatcagcatttaaacccaaatctggcaaagacaatttctttcgagtggagaaaactactcgtaactgtttcctaggatcgcgtcaaattagacTAAGGctcacatattccgtaagaaattgccgacgttttttttcaattaaggaagcatggtcggttccgggaatcgaatttatgcccttcaatcaacgatgagcgaatccaacaactcgggtcagtcacgttttataattattgttaaaaaaaataaacaggaggtacattatttaaaaatatgcagcaaaaggtactgaaatttagacAGAAAAAGGCCTGTAGTGTACAAGAGGGTGTCTTTTTTTTatatccacgctacctaaatgtagtttgcattatggcaagattcatttaaattttaaatgaagattagttctagtacatctgttacaatccagTTAAGTGCAGtctatgtaaacaagttcattcaggaatttttactcgtatcggaaaggcggagttacctgtatagacgagatccaaaaatagctccaGCCTCGCTGTAAAGGTACAAGtttatcgatttaagaaaagacgaaagggcaagttgatctgcaaacagtagtaacatgtatacgatatgcaagaaaaaatatcagtcatgtgtttacgaatcggatggaaatatccgtccctcggccacctgcgcatgggcggtaattcggcaagcctcattaccgcccaatgcgcaggtgccctcgggacggatatttctatccaattcgtaaacacatgacagatattattattctgcAAATCGTCAGCAAttgttggtatcaaaataaagcttaacatttgctgaaaactttacataaatcagatttatatttagtaagcaaactcacatgaagtgaggccctgaaaggggtttgtaaaatggggactgtatgaacgttgactgatgataaattcgaaccctttgtcatttacaaaattttcttcgtatttttgtattgaaactttccccaaaaagctgcaacagtcattcctaatcaagtaatgaaaaattaccaaatgtcaggcctttatgtttcgacagtgagcatgcgcaaaaaaaacaccctcttccccagtaattttggataaatattttttatacaaataaatgtaagtcatttatttatacagaacatttacaaattttgtttttgtttataccaGTTGATGTTGtaaagtggaaactattagatggtgtgttcaattttataaataaccaattgcaatcgaatatttccaaggtggtcgactttatcatctgtccgggtttatcatcagtaccagtatttaattataaaaatacaaactagtttcgcctatcggctcatcagtgtacatacaatgtaactatggtatatatatatatctatatatattccaAATCAGCTaatagtatatatttatttattgtacaaaTAGAAAGTCAAACCTTGAATAGAAACATTCAACCGGTTTCACCATTCTGACGGATCTTCAGAAAGATACTAGTATATAAAGCGACCTTTAATATTTCATCTGACACTGTAAATTAAAGTGTGTTCACTGGTTCTGCCTCTATGTGGGGTTTAGGTTTAGGGAGTACCATGAATAAACAAGAGGGTAATGATGCCCTTAGTTCGCTTACCAGAGTTTCAGAGCTTAAAAAGGCTAGAGAGTGTGGAACAGGACCATAATATGATGCATGTGTCGAAAGTTCCAGAGGCAGTATAAGTTGATAACATAAATTAGAGTGGCAGGTGTTGAACAATTCAAACACTGTATGCTTCTTAGGACTTAGAATAGGGGTCGAAAAAATACAGACAGACAATTTGAGGATGTTGAGGGTGTTTTAGAAGGAAGGTCTCTTTATAAGTTAAGAAGAGAACTTTACAACgttgcttcagaccaagttttgtgaataTGCATCCAGCCGTTTATgaggagaagttgtttaaagatatttttaattcTAGCCTTAGTAGCAGCCTCTAAAAGGGACCAAGCGCTCCTATTTTAAAATACTTATGAGAGGACCTATcagtgatgctacagactaagtttgatgaaaatctatcaagcggttcaagagaagaagccatttaaagttatttctatttttagctctattgGCACCTTAAAATTGCCAAGTTCTcacatttgaataatttttggagAGGAACTTATAATAATGTTACaaacccaagtttgataaagatccagctggaggttcatgagaagaagatgttaaaaggtatttctatttttagctgacaTGGTCCCAATGTGTTGGGAATTATTGAGCATTGCCTAAAGTATGATAGGGCAATTATTAAAATCTAAGTCAATTACCAGTATTGAGTGCATCATCAGCATATGTCTTTTCACCTAAAGGCCCAGAGAAACTATCCCCCAAACTGACAGGAACATGTACTAGTCGTTCCGCGTGGCCATTTGACAAATTCATATAGTTGGTTGGTCGTGAAGAAGAAAATGCGTCTTTGCTACAGGGCGTGGTAAACGTCTCGCTTTCAAGTAGAGCATTGAGAATATCGGAAGCCCTTAAATCCCCGCTAcctgaaataaaaatgttcaaactgaTCATCATGATCATAAACTGTGTatcattttttcaacttttaacctGCATGTATAACATTGCAACGGAAGTTTGAAGTTAGCCAAACCGGGAATTGGTTGGACACGTGtgtcaaatttcatatcaggGTTCAATTTCTGTTTCCTAGGTAAGGCATGATTGTGTTAACAATGCGATGTTAATGTGAAAAGTCCAAGAACTTGTTTGTCTTTTCCCATTCTAACTGCAGAGAAAATAGTACATGTTAGAATTTATATTTCGTATGTATGTTTCTAAAAAAGAAATTGTACCATTATCATAatgttatcaaaacaaaatatctcTCAGGTCTAACTAACCATGCTTTTCTCTTGCTCTTTCAATCGCATGTTCAACAATCTCTTGCTTGTTCCCTTTGTCCATAAGCAGCAAGGATGCCTTACTGTACAAATCGTCTATTAGCTGATCAGGAACAAGACGTTTTTTCACCTGCCCACATGTTGATTCCTTAAAACATACCAATTAATAGATAATGTTTACAAATAAGCCATATCAAGATAGAAGTAAGTTTCTGGTTGAATCTCCAATTTTTCCTGAAATTACCTCCAATAACGCAAAAGCAAATAAAGCAAATGTTGTACAACTAATATCTTTATTGACCGGCCAAAATGAGAATCTTCAAAAATGTATAGATCAAATAATTCACAATGATATATTGCTTAAATGTTGCCCATGGAGCTCTTACAGGTTCAAGTTGGATTCAACCATAAATCAAACTTTCAGGTTAGCAATTAAAGTTGTTATTAAGAAAAGTCAGTTCTGACTATCAATTCAGAGATGATTTGATCATTTAAGAATTTCTGGTTTGTCTTTAATGTATGATTTATATCAATGGTACACTCAGACAATAAACAATgtcaaaacaaggacaaaagtccgACAGGAAAGGCCACATCGAAAGAACAATGTCGGTCATAATGAATGGCGACTCGAGACTTAAGATTCAAATAATTAATGGCGTTTAATATACATtataacatgactcgatttgttCTTCAGTGAAACAAAGGATGAGGTCAAGTGTTTTATATTGACGCACTGACTTGCGAGAGAATAATTTCACGGCAATTATAAATAGTTATCAATCATAATTTTTCAATCACCATTGCATCTTTTCCATCCACATAGTTTGCCCTTTTTATAAACTCTTCTTCTACATGTAGCTTTAAAAAGTCACAATCTGGAAAATGTCTTGCATGCTCTAGCCAAGGATCATCCTCCTGTTGCCAGTGTTGCATCCCTCCTCCGCAGTAAAAACATTTTACAGAGTCTCGGCTTCCTGGAACAGGAATAAAATTACTAAACCTTTTAATTAACTACAGTTTATGTGTAGAAATTTTACCTTGCGTCAGCAGCaaaataatatgaatatttttctttgtttaaatcaGTTTACATAGCCATTTTAAAAGTTAGAATATAAAACAATAACTTTCCATTTAATGAATTAAATTCGTATTCAAATATGTGCAtttatctttttcaaaaataatttttcgGAAAAATATCAGTCTTACAAAATCAGATTATTCAATATGAACAGTTTTAAgactttacaaataaattatcAATTAGGTTTTACAAATTATTCATATAAAGAACAGCTTTATATCAAACTTTATTATTTTCTCACAATTTTTTCAAAACGTGATTAATGATTTGCAAAATTCACGCATTTTGTTAAACTCGCATTTGCGTTACACCACAATTATCGGGTATCATGGTCAAATATCACAAATAAATGCAACATTAACCGATAATATCAGGGGGTCACTACTCACGCACGATATTTGCAATgctaacatgtttattttattattgagaaaaggggaatcagGTAGTGAAAGAAtaatccgtgacaaaatagttgtactacttttgaatcgtattgcctataaagaaaaccctgatttaccataaagtaaaccctgaattaccagcaatcgacttttccgataacaTTTTTGATATCGTTTTCTATTTATTCTATCAATGTATTATGGCTTTGCAATAGATATGCCTCCTctacatttatatcataaatactaTCTATTTAAGTAGCATGCACTAAAGCAAAATGTATTGTTACGTAACAGGTAAAACTAGATATCTTCGTATgcggaagagcattagtgtcaggtgcattttatttattgtattttttactTAGTCGAGATTTTGAGTTAGTTATATATTATCTCTATTTTCTATGCGACTGTCAATGGCCAAAACTGTTAATGGGCTACTTCACTTAAATGAATCCATATACAGTAGATATGTAGTAGACAATTTAGTGGTCGACAATGGAAATAAGTTATAGATCACCTGTTGAATAAGTTATTGTTTTCACTTCAATACGCTCCGTTTACACTGCAAATATTTCAATAGAAGGCCAATAAATGTGTGTCCCGCCCCCAATTaagatattaacatttgaaaaattctaGTATCtgtctaacaaaaaaaaacaaaaacaaaatcatttcttgTTTGATCCTTGTTAGACAAATAGAATTGGTTTACATGATACATGTAGCGACGTGATCATGTCCAAACGTGTTATGCCTGACAATATATCAGCAAAATATGTCCGTAATTTTACAACAAACTTAAGTACCTGTAGCATAAAATCCCGCACTCGATAATTCTTCAATAGAGATCCCATTTGTTGACCAGTCTTTGAATGTTGCCACGTCTGTGAGTGTTGCCAGTCTTTCCGTTGCCATGGAATAATCAGGATTCTTGTGTCTTCCATTTGATATTCCAGGATAACGATCCATGGTTTGTTCTAGCACTTAACTACGATTGTGAATATGATCTAATAATGTGGAAAACCATTAGAAACTATTTATAGTATACAATTATGTATACGCTATTTAAAATAAGAAAGACAAAAAAGACAGCAAAATGATCAATAGAACATTAAACATTCTTTTACATTAATGAAATccttcaaaaatgcatttttattgatGTGTATGACAAagagccatttttttaaaaatgcacattatgAGAAAAAGGATCCACTTAATTAGCTCAATAGGAAATGTGCAGATCTATGGAACACTATAGAAAGGGATATCTGACAGTATGATGCACACTGCTTTACTTACAACAACACTCCTTTTTAGCACATCATCATTTTggaaatttactttttaaactttattatgtTATCTTTATTGAGATAAATAAGTAATATATCTATGCTTATTTACAAGAGAAGATTTTGCAGCTGAAACAAATAAAGAAAGTACAGAAACACTCGAAATTAACAAAGAAGGTGATGAATCCGAAGAAAGACAACATCAGAATGAGGAAAGCGAGATGGAATGCCTTCTGAAATTATTGAACGAACTGGAAACTTTCAAAATGTCAATGGAACAAAAGGAGAAAGAGGGCACAAGAGAAATGACATGTTTGCTTTTGGAACTAAAACATATcaatcaaaatcatttaaaatatccAAGAAAAAAGACTGGCGTAAAAATACAGATTGCAAATTGCAAACTAGTAAACCGTATCTGGCTAGAAATATGTGCATTGTCACATTAATATTATTATGATAGTGATTAAAATATAGCTTTACATTAAATAGTAGATAATATTAGTATTGTACAGGTTACAAATGGCCTTTTAATAAGCAAATTGGCATTTAGGAGGTTCAAACTATCACATTACTTGCTATCTACATGCATGTATTGTACTAAGGCAACAGTGTTGATATAAAGTACAAACATATAAGTCTTTCGGAATATTGCGAATATTgcgaaaacatgaaaacagtaTAATtgcaaaaaagaacaaaatatgcaTTATGATAGATTTAATCGACGGTACATCGTTCACATGCAAGCTTCAGTATAGCTGAATTAACAATATTGACAAACAAGTTCCGTATATAGAACATGTtatgaactgatatggctgataGAGAGTACAAATACGTATAAAATAAAGCTaaaattactataaatagttCGCACAGTctatttttatcaacaaaactggTATCCCAGGTCATTAAAAATACCAGATCCTTGATTCAGGGTTTTTCCACCACACATTCCATGAATAGTACATTTGCTATACATATGTGCAGATAAGCTAACACTTGACTTCTTGAATAAATATGATGTGTTTCGATGtactagttttattttaaattattcttttttatttatcactGCAAAATAGCAAGCAAAGCTTAttcttgttggatttaacgtcacattTACACAATTgttgatattgttgttgttgttgttatcatcatcatcatcatcatcatcataccagATTTGCATATCAtacttttcataataaaatagtaaaaagtgCTTTACATACAAAATCAGTCACTCAGGGCTCTACCAGTACAAAAACAAGGCGAACTGACATACATATAGAGTGAAACAggtacacacacacacgcgcgtacacacacacacacacacagagagcgagagagagagagagagagagagagagagagagagagagagatcctaAGTCAGCCTAGACAGCCTGGATCTTTAACATGCACTGATTCATACAAAACTCTCTTTCCTGGGAAGAAAAGTGCTGACAGACACTCAATAGCATCTTAAAAATATCCAGTGCCTGAACCGTAATTTTGACCCCGGACCTCTGCATTGATAGGTAATCGTGTTTCAACTAGACCACAAGCAACCCATTATGTAGACGTAATATGGCGATTTTCAATCTTTCCGTGAAGGAGGAAGACTCCCGTTACCCTCAAAACATCACCACTTAGGGTATTAAGTGGTTTCGAACACACAGCAGAGTAAAGAAAGAAGCAAATACTCAATGAAATAAAAACGAGTGCAGTGACCTGTGCTTTTGCAAATCTTAaatgtcttagaaactaatattcTTCAAGCTCAAAGAGtatgaaaaaagattttaactgtaaaaaaaaaaagattatactTCCTTAAGCCAGAAATTATTACGTTTTTACTTTTCATATATCCCGAAAGAAACTAATAAATTTAGGGAACTACCCTTTACATAAAGCTAGATCCCTATTAAATATGTATGCTTTATTgatttttgtagaattttgtaATTATATCCCCCgttattaagaaaaacaaaaaacaacataaagaCACAAATACCGTTAAAATaaagtagcgctctttcttggtcgcaacaaaaactttgttctcaccgcacgttaacgtgacgtcattctatcgcAAGCGTGCTTTAATAGAGACAAGTATTAGAATACGACGGATTTAGACTAATTTCTACACAAAGCGTTTATTCCTTGGATGCAATCAATTTCGTTCGAATGTATCATTCTGtacaaaatggcatttttgtAAAAAGCCATTTATATTGCCATTGACcaattaagtttaaacactgtagtatattaaatattaaattttctaaagGTATTTTCTAAAGAAaccaataatttgat
This is a stretch of genomic DNA from Mercenaria mercenaria strain notata chromosome 4, MADL_Memer_1, whole genome shotgun sequence. It encodes these proteins:
- the LOC128556244 gene encoding E3 ubiquitin-protein ligase XIAP-like — its product is MDRYPGISNGRHKNPDYSMATERLATLTDVATFKDWSTNGISIEELSSAGFYATGSRDSVKCFYCGGGMQHWQQEDDPWLEHARHFPDCDFLKLHVEEEFIKRANYVDGKDAMESTCGQVKKRLVPDQLIDDLYSKASLLLMDKGNKQEIVEHAIERAREKHGSGDLRASDILNALLESETFTTPCSKDAFSSSRPTNYMNLSNGHAERLVHVPVSLGDSFSGPLGEKTYADDALNTARLELFLDLVYTGNSAFPIRVKIPE